The Astatotilapia calliptera chromosome 2, fAstCal1.2, whole genome shotgun sequence genome includes a window with the following:
- the kif3a gene encoding kinesin-like protein KIF3A isoform X3: MPSHKVEKQEVSDNVKVVVRCRPLNQKETTMGHKQAVIVDEMRGTITVNKLETPHEPPKTFTFDTVFGPDSKQLDVYNLTARPIIDSVLEGYNGTIFAYGQTGTGKTFTMEGVRAVPGLRGIIPNSFAHIFGHIAKAEGDTRFLVRVSYLEIYNEEVRDLLGKDQLQRLEVKERPDVGVYIKDLSGYVVNNADDMDRIMTLGHKNRSVGATNMNEHSSRSHAIFTITIECSEKGVDGNQHVRMGKLHLVDLAGSERQGKTGATGQRLKEATKINLSLSTLGNVISALVDGKSTHVPYRNSKLTRLLQDSLGGNSKTMMCANIGPADYNYDETISTLRYANRAKNIKNKARINEDPKDALLRQFQKEIEELKKKLEEGEEISGSDGSASEEMDEGDDEGGVAGDGRRRRRGKNNNISSNCDCTSAVPLSTEDKPQNKERGRKKVSPDKMVEMQAKIEEERKALEAKLDMEEEERNKARAELEKREKDLLKAQQEHHLLLEKLSALEKKVIVGGVDLLAKAEEQEKLLEESNNELEERRKRAEQLRKELEEKEQERLDIEEKYTSLQEEAQGKTKKLKKVWTMLMAAKSEMADLQQEHHREIEGLLENIRQLSRELRLQMLIIDNFIPQEYQEMIENYVHWNEDIGEWQLKCVAYTGNNMRKQTPAPDKKEKDPFEVDLSHVYLAYTEESMRQSLMKLERPRTSKSSKSGRPKTGRRKRSAKPDAVIESLLQ; the protein is encoded by the exons ATGCCG agccaTAAGGTTGAGAAGCAGGAGGTCAGCGATAACGTTAAGGTCGTGGTGAGATGTCGTCCCCTCAACCAGAAAGAGACGACGATGGGCCACAAACAGGCCGTCATAGTGGATGAGATGCGTGGGACCATCACAGTCAACAAGCTGGAGACCCCCCACGAACCTCCCAAGACCTTTACTTTTGACACTGTTTTTGGTCCTGACAGTAAACAGCTGGATGTCTACAATCTCACAGCCCGCCCCATCATTGACTCAGTGTTAGAGGGTTACAATG GCACAATCTTTGCATATGGGCAGACTGGCACAGGAAAAACTTTCACAATGGAGGGTGTGAGAGCGGTGCCAGGGCTCAGAGGGATAATCCCAAATTCCTTTGCTCATATTTTTGGGCACATTGCCAAGGCAGAGGGTGACACAAG GTTTTTAGTTCGTGTTTCATACCTGGAGATTTACAACGAAGAGGTGCGGGATTTGTTGGGAAAGGACCAGCTGCAGAGGCTAGAG gtGAAAGAAAGACCAGATGTTGGCGTGTACATAAAAGACCTGTCTGGTTACGTCGTGAACAATGCTGATGACATGGACAGGATCATGACACTGGGCCACAAAAACC GGTCTGTTggagccacaaacatgaatgaaCATAGCTCGCGCTCTCATGCTATTTTTACCATCACCATCGAGTGCAGCGAGAAGGGCGTAGACGGCAACCAGCATGTGCGCATGGGAAAACTTCATCTGGTTGACCTTGCG GGCTCAGAAAGACAGGGCAAGACTGGAGCCACAGGTCAGCGTTTAAAGGAAGCAACAAAGATAAATCTGTCTCTCTCCACGCTGGGTAATGTCATCTCAGCCCTGGTGGATGGCAAGAGCACTCACGTTCCCTACAGGAACTCAAAACTGACCCGACTACTCCAGGATTCACTCGGTGGAAACTCCAAAACAATGATG TGTGCAAATATAGGACCTGCAGACTACAACTATGATGAGACCATCAGTACCCTTCGCTATGCCAATAGGgctaaaaacatcaaaaacaaagcCAGGATCAACGAGGATCCTAAAGATGCCCTGCTGCGTCAGTTTCAGAAAGAGATCGAGGAGCTCAAGAAAAAGCTGGAAGAAG GTGAAGAGATCTCTGGCTCTGATGGCAGTGCATCAGAGGAGATGGATGAAGGTGACGATGAAGGAGGGGTGGCAGGAGATGGtcgaaggagaagaagaggtaAAAACA ACAACATCAGTTCAAATTGTGACTGCACCTCCGCAGTGCCACTGTCCACTGAGGACAAACCTCAGAATA AAGAAAGAG GAAGGAAGAAGGTTTCCCCAGACAAGATGGTGGAGATGCAGGCAAAGAttgaagaggaaagaaaggCTTTGGAGGCCAAGCTagacatggaggaggaggagaggaacaaGGCAAGAGCAGAGCTTGAGAAGAGGGAGAAGGACCTTCTTAAAGCCCA GCAGGAGCATCACCTCCTGCTAGAGAAATTGTCGGCTTTAGAAAAGAAGGTGATTGTGGGTGGGGTGGACCTCTTGGCCAAAGCTGAGGAGCAGGAGAAGCTTTTGGAGGAGTCCAACAATGAACTCGAAGAGCGTCGcaagagagcagagcagctgcggAAGGAACTGGAGGAAAAAGAG CAAGAACGTTTGGATATAGAAGAGAAGTATACTAGCCTGCAGGAAGAGGCTCAAGGAAAGACCAAGAAGCTGAAGAAAGTATGGACCATGCTGATGGCTGCCAAATCTGAA ATGGCAGATCTGCAGCAAGAGCATCACAGAGAAATCGAAGGCCTCCTCGAGAATATCCGCCAGCTGAGCCGAGAACTCCGGCTCCAGATGCTCATCATAGACAACTTTATTCCCCAGGAATaccag GAGATGATAGAGAACTATGTGCACTGGAATGAGGACATTGGAGAGTGGCAGCTG AAATGTGTGGCTTACACTGGCAACAACATGAGAAAACAGACCCCTGCtccagacaaaaaagaaaaagat CCATTTGAGGTGGATCTGTCTCATGTGTATCTAGCCTACACAGAGGAGAGTATGCGGCAGTCTCTGATGAAACTAGAGAGGCCCAGGACCTCTAAAAGTAGCAAGAGTGGCCGTCCCAAGACGGGGCGAAG GAAAAGATCTGCAAAGCCAGACGCTGTGATCGAATCCCTTCTGCAGTGA
- the kif3a gene encoding kinesin-like protein KIF3A isoform X2 has translation MPSHKVEKQEVSDNVKVVVRCRPLNQKETTMGHKQAVIVDEMRGTITVNKLETPHEPPKTFTFDTVFGPDSKQLDVYNLTARPIIDSVLEGYNGTIFAYGQTGTGKTFTMEGVRAVPGLRGIIPNSFAHIFGHIAKAEGDTRFLVRVSYLEIYNEEVRDLLGKDQLQRLEVKERPDVGVYIKDLSGYVVNNADDMDRIMTLGHKNRSVGATNMNEHSSRSHAIFTITIECSEKGVDGNQHVRMGKLHLVDLAGSERQGKTGATGQRLKEATKINLSLSTLGNVISALVDGKSTHVPYRNSKLTRLLQDSLGGNSKTMMCANIGPADYNYDETISTLRYANRAKNIKNKARINEDPKDALLRQFQKEIEELKKKLEEGEEISGSDGSASEEMDEGDDEGGVAGDGRRRRRGRKKVSPDKMVEMQAKIEEERKALEAKLDMEEEERNKARAELEKREKDLLKAQQEHHLLLEKLSALEKKVIVGGVDLLAKAEEQEKLLEESNNELEERRKRAEQLRKELEEKEQERLDIEEKYTSLQEEAQGKTKKLKKVWTMLMAAKSEMADLQQEHHREIEGLLENIRQLSRELRLQMLIIDNFIPQEYQEMIENYVHWNEDIGEWQLKCVAYTGNNMRKQTPAPDKKEKDPFEVDLSHVYLAYTEESMRQSLMKLERPRTSKSSKSGRPKTGRRKRSAKPDAVIESLLQ, from the exons ATGCCG agccaTAAGGTTGAGAAGCAGGAGGTCAGCGATAACGTTAAGGTCGTGGTGAGATGTCGTCCCCTCAACCAGAAAGAGACGACGATGGGCCACAAACAGGCCGTCATAGTGGATGAGATGCGTGGGACCATCACAGTCAACAAGCTGGAGACCCCCCACGAACCTCCCAAGACCTTTACTTTTGACACTGTTTTTGGTCCTGACAGTAAACAGCTGGATGTCTACAATCTCACAGCCCGCCCCATCATTGACTCAGTGTTAGAGGGTTACAATG GCACAATCTTTGCATATGGGCAGACTGGCACAGGAAAAACTTTCACAATGGAGGGTGTGAGAGCGGTGCCAGGGCTCAGAGGGATAATCCCAAATTCCTTTGCTCATATTTTTGGGCACATTGCCAAGGCAGAGGGTGACACAAG GTTTTTAGTTCGTGTTTCATACCTGGAGATTTACAACGAAGAGGTGCGGGATTTGTTGGGAAAGGACCAGCTGCAGAGGCTAGAG gtGAAAGAAAGACCAGATGTTGGCGTGTACATAAAAGACCTGTCTGGTTACGTCGTGAACAATGCTGATGACATGGACAGGATCATGACACTGGGCCACAAAAACC GGTCTGTTggagccacaaacatgaatgaaCATAGCTCGCGCTCTCATGCTATTTTTACCATCACCATCGAGTGCAGCGAGAAGGGCGTAGACGGCAACCAGCATGTGCGCATGGGAAAACTTCATCTGGTTGACCTTGCG GGCTCAGAAAGACAGGGCAAGACTGGAGCCACAGGTCAGCGTTTAAAGGAAGCAACAAAGATAAATCTGTCTCTCTCCACGCTGGGTAATGTCATCTCAGCCCTGGTGGATGGCAAGAGCACTCACGTTCCCTACAGGAACTCAAAACTGACCCGACTACTCCAGGATTCACTCGGTGGAAACTCCAAAACAATGATG TGTGCAAATATAGGACCTGCAGACTACAACTATGATGAGACCATCAGTACCCTTCGCTATGCCAATAGGgctaaaaacatcaaaaacaaagcCAGGATCAACGAGGATCCTAAAGATGCCCTGCTGCGTCAGTTTCAGAAAGAGATCGAGGAGCTCAAGAAAAAGCTGGAAGAAG GTGAAGAGATCTCTGGCTCTGATGGCAGTGCATCAGAGGAGATGGATGAAGGTGACGATGAAGGAGGGGTGGCAGGAGATGGtcgaaggagaagaagag GAAGGAAGAAGGTTTCCCCAGACAAGATGGTGGAGATGCAGGCAAAGAttgaagaggaaagaaaggCTTTGGAGGCCAAGCTagacatggaggaggaggagaggaacaaGGCAAGAGCAGAGCTTGAGAAGAGGGAGAAGGACCTTCTTAAAGCCCA GCAGGAGCATCACCTCCTGCTAGAGAAATTGTCGGCTTTAGAAAAGAAGGTGATTGTGGGTGGGGTGGACCTCTTGGCCAAAGCTGAGGAGCAGGAGAAGCTTTTGGAGGAGTCCAACAATGAACTCGAAGAGCGTCGcaagagagcagagcagctgcggAAGGAACTGGAGGAAAAAGAG CAAGAACGTTTGGATATAGAAGAGAAGTATACTAGCCTGCAGGAAGAGGCTCAAGGAAAGACCAAGAAGCTGAAGAAAGTATGGACCATGCTGATGGCTGCCAAATCTGAA ATGGCAGATCTGCAGCAAGAGCATCACAGAGAAATCGAAGGCCTCCTCGAGAATATCCGCCAGCTGAGCCGAGAACTCCGGCTCCAGATGCTCATCATAGACAACTTTATTCCCCAGGAATaccag GAGATGATAGAGAACTATGTGCACTGGAATGAGGACATTGGAGAGTGGCAGCTG AAATGTGTGGCTTACACTGGCAACAACATGAGAAAACAGACCCCTGCtccagacaaaaaagaaaaagat CCATTTGAGGTGGATCTGTCTCATGTGTATCTAGCCTACACAGAGGAGAGTATGCGGCAGTCTCTGATGAAACTAGAGAGGCCCAGGACCTCTAAAAGTAGCAAGAGTGGCCGTCCCAAGACGGGGCGAAG GAAAAGATCTGCAAAGCCAGACGCTGTGATCGAATCCCTTCTGCAGTGA
- the kif3a gene encoding kinesin-like protein KIF3A isoform X1: protein MPSHKVEKQEVSDNVKVVVRCRPLNQKETTMGHKQAVIVDEMRGTITVNKLETPHEPPKTFTFDTVFGPDSKQLDVYNLTARPIIDSVLEGYNGTIFAYGQTGTGKTFTMEGVRAVPGLRGIIPNSFAHIFGHIAKAEGDTRFLVRVSYLEIYNEEVRDLLGKDQLQRLEVKERPDVGVYIKDLSGYVVNNADDMDRIMTLGHKNRSVGATNMNEHSSRSHAIFTITIECSEKGVDGNQHVRMGKLHLVDLAGSERQGKTGATGQRLKEATKINLSLSTLGNVISALVDGKSTHVPYRNSKLTRLLQDSLGGNSKTMMCANIGPADYNYDETISTLRYANRAKNIKNKARINEDPKDALLRQFQKEIEELKKKLEEGEEISGSDGSASEEMDEGDDEGGVAGDGRRRRREERGRKKVSPDKMVEMQAKIEEERKALEAKLDMEEEERNKARAELEKREKDLLKAQQEHHLLLEKLSALEKKVIVGGVDLLAKAEEQEKLLEESNNELEERRKRAEQLRKELEEKEQERLDIEEKYTSLQEEAQGKTKKLKKVWTMLMAAKSEMADLQQEHHREIEGLLENIRQLSRELRLQMLIIDNFIPQEYQEMIENYVHWNEDIGEWQLKCVAYTGNNMRKQTPAPDKKEKDPFEVDLSHVYLAYTEESMRQSLMKLERPRTSKSSKSGRPKTGRRKRSAKPDAVIESLLQ from the exons ATGCCG agccaTAAGGTTGAGAAGCAGGAGGTCAGCGATAACGTTAAGGTCGTGGTGAGATGTCGTCCCCTCAACCAGAAAGAGACGACGATGGGCCACAAACAGGCCGTCATAGTGGATGAGATGCGTGGGACCATCACAGTCAACAAGCTGGAGACCCCCCACGAACCTCCCAAGACCTTTACTTTTGACACTGTTTTTGGTCCTGACAGTAAACAGCTGGATGTCTACAATCTCACAGCCCGCCCCATCATTGACTCAGTGTTAGAGGGTTACAATG GCACAATCTTTGCATATGGGCAGACTGGCACAGGAAAAACTTTCACAATGGAGGGTGTGAGAGCGGTGCCAGGGCTCAGAGGGATAATCCCAAATTCCTTTGCTCATATTTTTGGGCACATTGCCAAGGCAGAGGGTGACACAAG GTTTTTAGTTCGTGTTTCATACCTGGAGATTTACAACGAAGAGGTGCGGGATTTGTTGGGAAAGGACCAGCTGCAGAGGCTAGAG gtGAAAGAAAGACCAGATGTTGGCGTGTACATAAAAGACCTGTCTGGTTACGTCGTGAACAATGCTGATGACATGGACAGGATCATGACACTGGGCCACAAAAACC GGTCTGTTggagccacaaacatgaatgaaCATAGCTCGCGCTCTCATGCTATTTTTACCATCACCATCGAGTGCAGCGAGAAGGGCGTAGACGGCAACCAGCATGTGCGCATGGGAAAACTTCATCTGGTTGACCTTGCG GGCTCAGAAAGACAGGGCAAGACTGGAGCCACAGGTCAGCGTTTAAAGGAAGCAACAAAGATAAATCTGTCTCTCTCCACGCTGGGTAATGTCATCTCAGCCCTGGTGGATGGCAAGAGCACTCACGTTCCCTACAGGAACTCAAAACTGACCCGACTACTCCAGGATTCACTCGGTGGAAACTCCAAAACAATGATG TGTGCAAATATAGGACCTGCAGACTACAACTATGATGAGACCATCAGTACCCTTCGCTATGCCAATAGGgctaaaaacatcaaaaacaaagcCAGGATCAACGAGGATCCTAAAGATGCCCTGCTGCGTCAGTTTCAGAAAGAGATCGAGGAGCTCAAGAAAAAGCTGGAAGAAG GTGAAGAGATCTCTGGCTCTGATGGCAGTGCATCAGAGGAGATGGATGAAGGTGACGATGAAGGAGGGGTGGCAGGAGATGGtcgaaggagaagaagag AAGAAAGAG GAAGGAAGAAGGTTTCCCCAGACAAGATGGTGGAGATGCAGGCAAAGAttgaagaggaaagaaaggCTTTGGAGGCCAAGCTagacatggaggaggaggagaggaacaaGGCAAGAGCAGAGCTTGAGAAGAGGGAGAAGGACCTTCTTAAAGCCCA GCAGGAGCATCACCTCCTGCTAGAGAAATTGTCGGCTTTAGAAAAGAAGGTGATTGTGGGTGGGGTGGACCTCTTGGCCAAAGCTGAGGAGCAGGAGAAGCTTTTGGAGGAGTCCAACAATGAACTCGAAGAGCGTCGcaagagagcagagcagctgcggAAGGAACTGGAGGAAAAAGAG CAAGAACGTTTGGATATAGAAGAGAAGTATACTAGCCTGCAGGAAGAGGCTCAAGGAAAGACCAAGAAGCTGAAGAAAGTATGGACCATGCTGATGGCTGCCAAATCTGAA ATGGCAGATCTGCAGCAAGAGCATCACAGAGAAATCGAAGGCCTCCTCGAGAATATCCGCCAGCTGAGCCGAGAACTCCGGCTCCAGATGCTCATCATAGACAACTTTATTCCCCAGGAATaccag GAGATGATAGAGAACTATGTGCACTGGAATGAGGACATTGGAGAGTGGCAGCTG AAATGTGTGGCTTACACTGGCAACAACATGAGAAAACAGACCCCTGCtccagacaaaaaagaaaaagat CCATTTGAGGTGGATCTGTCTCATGTGTATCTAGCCTACACAGAGGAGAGTATGCGGCAGTCTCTGATGAAACTAGAGAGGCCCAGGACCTCTAAAAGTAGCAAGAGTGGCCGTCCCAAGACGGGGCGAAG GAAAAGATCTGCAAAGCCAGACGCTGTGATCGAATCCCTTCTGCAGTGA